One region of Primulina tabacum isolate GXHZ01 chromosome 1, ASM2559414v2, whole genome shotgun sequence genomic DNA includes:
- the LOC142539409 gene encoding uncharacterized protein LOC142539409, whose translation MSLSPLFLSFNFSIFLILVTASVFSSSAAVAAAAPPQLLSLIAIKSSLKDPSSTFRGWDSETAFSRPGSLPVWCSWSGIKCDHKTGQVTTLNLSGRNLSGIIPSEIRYLSHLHHLNLSRNSLDGPFEDSIFELPNLRTLDINHNYFNSSFPPGISKLKSLTFFNAYSNNFSGTLPEEITYLENLEYLNLGGSYFEGEIPTAYGRFLNLKSLYLHGNSLTGSIPAELSFLNRLEHIELGYNAYTGGIPAQFSNLSNLVYLDISSTNLSGNVPAELGSLTNLENILLFKNHLSGSIPASWAGLVSLKVLDLSDNNLTGEIPRGFSDLKELNRLSLMDNKLTGEIPGGIGELPNLEILYIWNNSFSGMLPQTLGSNGKLQQLDVSSNSLSGPIPPKLCLGNMLIKLILFANQFIGEIPPSLANCTALTRVRIQNNRLNGSIPIGFGSLPNLTYLDLSDNDLSGPIPKDFGNAARMESLNISDNCFNSELPDNIWKAPSLQIFLASSANLNGKIPDFIGCLRFYRIELDGNNFSGSIPWDIGHCEKLVTLNLRQNSLTGIIPWEISALPSITAVDLSHNFLTGTIPSNFNNCSTLENFNVSYNQLTGSVPSSGLLFSSLHPSSFAGNEGLCGEILKKPCREDGLEAGAVEIHREPKRTAGAIVWIIATAFGVGLFILIAGSRCFQAKYGRKFSDGREVGPWKLTAFQRLNYTADEVLECINMTDKIIGMGSTGTVYKADMPGGEIIAVKKLWGKHKDTIRRRRGVLAEVDVLGNVRHRNIVRLLGCCTNNQSTMLLYEYMPNGSLDDLLHGKDKCDNFVADWVTRYNIALGVAQGICYLHHDCDPVIVHRDLKPSNILLDVEMEARVADFGVAKLIQNDESMSVIAGSYGYIAPEYAYTLQVDEKSDIYSYGVVLMEILTGKKSVDAQFGEGNSIVDWVRYKIKMKDSMIDMLDKNAGASCSSVREEMMLVLRVALLCTSRNPADRPSMRDVISMLHEAKPNRKLPRSGDCVSGDVVLDFPEPQKPAVVEC comes from the exons ATGAGCCTCTCCCCACTATTCCTTAGTTTCAATTTCTCCATTTTCTTGATTCTTGTTACAGCATCAGTGTTCTCCTCCTCCGCCGCCGTTGCCGCAGCGGCGCCGCCTCAGCTCCTCTCTCTTATTGCGATAAAATCGTCCCTTAAAGACCCTTCAAGCACATTCCGTGGTTGGGATTCGGAAACGGCGTTTTCCAGGCCTGGTTCACTGCCCGTTTGGTGCTCCTGGTCCGGGATCAAATGTGACCATAAGACAGGCCAGGTAACAACCTTGAACCTGTCGGGGCGTAATCTCTCTGGCATAATTCCTTCGGAAATCAGATATTTGTCCCATTTGCATCATTTAAATTTGAGTAGGAATTCTCTTGATGGACCCTTCGAAGATTCCATTTTTGAACTGCCGAATCTCAGGACTCTGGATATCAATCACAATTACTTTAATTCGAGTTTCCCTCCTGGGATTTCGAAACTCAAGTCTCTCACATTTTTCAATGCTTATAGCAATAATTTCTCTGGCACTTTGCCGGAGGAAATTACTTACCTCGAGAATCTCGAGTACCTGAACCTCGGCGGAAGCTACTTTGAAGGTGAAATTCCGACGGCCTATGGCAGATTCTTGAATCTGAAGTCTCTGTACTTGCATGGAAATTCACTTACCGGTTCAATTCCGGCTGAGTTGAGTTTCTTGAATCGACTTGAACATATAGAATTGGGATACAATGCGTACACTGGAGGGATACCGGCACAGTTTTCAAACCTGTCAAATTTAGTCTATCTTGATATCTCATCAACCAATTTATCAGGCAATGTTCCAGCTGAATTAGGCAGCTTGACAAATCTTGAAAATATATTGCTTTTCAAGAATCATCTATCAGGGTCGATTCCGGCGAGCTGGGCCGGATTAGTATCTTTAAAGGTTCTTGATTTATCAGATAACAACCTCACAGGCGAAATACCTAGAGGATTTTCAGATTTGAAAGAGCTAAACAGGCTGTCGTTGATGGACAACAAGCTGACAGGTGAAATTCCAGGAGGGATTGGTGAGCTTCCCAATTTGGAAATTTTGTATATCTGGAACAATTCTTTTTCAGGGATGTTACCTCAAACACTCGGCTCGAATGGGAAGTTGCAGCAACTCGATGTCTCCTCGAATTCACTGTCCGGTCCTATCCCACCAAAACTTTGCCTCGGCAACATGCTGATAAAGCTCATTCTGTTTGCCAACCAGTTTATTGGTGAAATCCCTCCATCTTTAGCAAATTGCACGGCTTTAACCAGAGTGAGGATTCAAAACAACAGGCTCAACGGGTCGATCCCAATTGGATTTGGCTCCCTGCCAAACCTCACTTACTTGGATTTAAGCGATAACGACCTATCTGGTCCAATCCCAAAAGATTTTGGCAATGCTGCAAGAATGGAGTCCTTGAACATATCAGATAATTGTTTCAATTCCGAGCTGCCTGATAACATATGGAAAGCACCGAGTTTACAGATTTTCTTGGCAAGCTCTGCTAATCTCAATGGGAAAATCCCTGATTTTATCGGGTGTTTGAGATTTTACAGGATCGAGCTTGATGGAAATAATTTCAGTGGCAGCATTCCATGGGATATTGGCCATTGTGAGAAGCTAGTTACCCTAAATTTACGCCAAAATTCCCTGACAGGAATTATTCCATGGGAGATTTCCGCACTCCCGTCCATAACAGCCGTCGATTTGTCCCATAATTTTCTTACAGGGACGATTCCCTCTAATTTCAACAACTGCAGCACATTGGAGAATTTCAATGTATCATACAATCAGCTCACAGGCTCTGTTCCGTCATCAGGATTACTATTTTCATCCCTTCACCCATCATCATTCGCAGGAAATGAAGGGCTCTGCGGTGAAATTCTCAAGAAACCTTGCCGGGAAGATGGGCTCGAAGCCGGAGCGGTGGAAATCCACCGCGAGCCAAAGAGGACCGCCGGCGCCATTGTATGGATTATTGCCACCGCATTTGGTGTTGGCTTGTTCATACTTATCGCCGGAAGTAGGTGTTTCCAGGCCAAATACGGCCGGAAATTCTCAGATGGTCGGGAAGTCGGGCCGTGGAAGCTGACCGCTTTCCAACGGCTGAATTACACGGCCGATGAAGTGCTTGAGTGCATAAACATGACAGATAAGATAATCGGGATGGGGTCCACAGGTACCGTCTACAAGGCCGACATGCCAGGTGGCGAGATCATAGCCGTCAAGAAGCTATGGGGGAAGCACAAGGATACCATCAGGAGGAGAAGAGGGGTGTTAGCAGAGGTCGATGTCTTAGGCAATGTAAGACATCGCAATATCGTAAGGCTATTGGGTTGTTGCACTAACAATCAATCTACCATGTTGTTGTACGAGTACATGCCTAACGGGAGCCTAGACGACTTGTTACATGGGAAGGATAAGTGTGACAATTTCGTGGCGGATTGGGTCACAAGGTATAACATTGCTTTAGGAGTTGCACAAGGGATATGTTATCTTCATCACGACTGCGATCCGGTGATCGTTCATCGTGACTTGAAGCCAAGTAACATACTTCTGGATGTCGAGATGGAGGCTAGGGTGGCCGACTTCGGAGTGGCCAAATTGATCCAAAACGACGAATCGATGTCGGTCATTGCTGGATCATATGGTTACATTGCACCAG AATATGCTTACACTTTACAAGTCGACGAGAAGAGTGATATCTACAGTTACGGGGTGGTACTAATGGAAATCTTGACCGGGAAAAAATCAGTCGACGCACAGTTCGGAGAGGGAAATAGTATAGTGGACTGGGTGAGGTACAAGATCAAGATGAAAGATAGTATGATCGATATGTTAGATAAGAACGCAGGCGCATCCTGCAGTTCTGTGAGGGAAGAAATGATGTTAGTCCTTAGGGTCGCATTACTATGCACGAGCCGGAATCCAGCTGACCGGCCCTCCATGAGGGATGTCATATCTATGTTGCATGAAGCCAAGCCTAACCGGAAATTGCCCCGGAGCGGGGACTGTGTGAGTGGTGACGTGGTGTTGGATTTTCCCGAGCCGCAGAAACCAGCAGTTGTGGaatgttaa
- the LOC142539416 gene encoding uncharacterized protein LOC142539416: MKKDKGVVIANPSWENHRREDGEDSEQRKEIEPSEVLPFSTRNASSKYDFVKVKVWLGDNADHYYVLSRFLLSRMLTVTKIPNHVAIKIALELKKLLIDNSLLDVSQSDLEANLFKLMERRGFGQEYINRYKMMTRFHHQRVPLVILVCGTACVGKSTIATQLAQRLNLPNVLQTDMVYELLRTATDAPLMSSPVWARDFGSSEELITEFCRECRIVRKGLAGDLKKAMKDGKPIIIEGIHLDPSIYLMDDENKLPTKSPAIDKEKGSEKSKNGMPAQNNHSDPFGNQPEKNSCAQVGSSAETEFAMDMISGALKSMDISGNAPNDGGGTVKESDAIEALPNKKDKAGAEPIIIPIILKMAEFDHKALLEEWISTRSIEKYPIQDKSTLVSNLKTLQDYLCSFRSQGLTVVNISATTFPQTLDWLHNHLLQCIEQGIPSTSSGSGGQTVEN, encoded by the exons ATGAAGAAAGACAAAGGAGTGGTAATTGCAAACCCTAGCTGGGAGAATCATCGGCGAGAGGATGGAGAAGATTCGGAGCAGCGGAAAGAAATTGAACCGTCTGAAGTTCTTCCATTCTCCACTCGCAACGCGTCTTCCAAATACGATTTTGTTAAG GTTAAAGTGTGGCTGGGTGATAATGCCGATCACTATTACGTGCTCTCTCGATTTTTGCTTAGCAGAATGTTGACTGTGACTAAG ATTCCAAATCATGTGGCTATTAAAATTGCTCTCGAACTGAAAAAGCTTCTTATAGACAACAGCCTTCTTGACGT CTCACAGTCGGACCTGGAAGCTAATTTATTTAAG CTTATGGAGCGTCGAGGTTTTGGGCAAGAGTacataaacagatataaaatgATGACAAG ATTTCACCATCAAAGAGTGCCACTGGTTATTCTTGTATGTGGTACCGCATGTGTTGGAAAGTCTACCATTGCTACTCAACTTGCCCAAAGACTGAACCTGCCAAATGTTTTGCAG ACAGACATGGTGTATGAGTTACTACGGACAGCAACAGA TGCACCATTAATGTCTTCCCCTGTATGGGCACGAGACTTCGGCTCATCTGAGGAATTAATAACTGAATTCTGTAGAGAATGCCGGATTGTTCGTAAAG GTTTGGCTGGTGATTTGAAGAAAGCAATGAAGGATGGAAAACCAATCATAATCGAG GGAATACATTTGGATCCTAGCATATACTTAATGGATGATGAAAATAAATTACCAACAAAGTCTCCAGCAATAGACAAAGAGAAGGGTTCAGAAAAAAGTAAAAATGGAATGCCAGCTCAGAATAATCATAGCGATCCATTTGGTAATCAACCTGAAAAAAATTCCTGTGCCCAGGTTGGTAGTTCAGCGGAAACAGAATTTGCCATGGATATGATTTCAGGTGCTCTAAAATCTATGGATATAAGTGGTAACGCTCCCAATGATGGAG GTGGAACTGTTAAAGAATCTGATGCAATTGAGGCTCTTCCTAACAAAAAGGACAAGGCTGGCGCCGAACCCATAATTATCCCCATAATTCTAAAGATGGCTGAATTTGATCACAAG GCATTGCTAGAGGAGTGGATATCTACTCGGAGCATTGAAAAATATCCTATTCAG GACAAGAGTACACTAGTTAGCAACTTAAAAACACTCCAGGATTATCTCTGTTCATTTAGGTCACAG GGCTTAACAGTTGTTAACATATCAGCGACAACCTTCCCTCAAACATTGGATTGGCTACATAATCATCTTCTTCAG TGTATCGAGCAAGGTATACCATCTACTTCCAGTGGGAGTGGTGGTCAGACAGTGGAAAATTAG